One stretch of Prunus persica cultivar Lovell chromosome G1, Prunus_persica_NCBIv2, whole genome shotgun sequence DNA includes these proteins:
- the LOC18789649 gene encoding receptor-like cytosolic serine/threonine-protein kinase RBK2, with the protein MVITSVPAFQLIASGFAAFISKHNGSRDTAKENEEAEATATTPSPFGSRRSRAGFSDSFSSQDLRSLQLDEDIRIHEPSPQGVLEDDCPRSLESETSSPKASTSDSDARSSTTTDSDPRVNQNWRGFFRILKKGPQHPFPTFPPKSAPKPKLTRRKSKRIREDFIPQLNSPALRSSFDADFCRFKSSWKNYSLLDLQVATNNFSQENLIGEGGYAEVYKGTLEDGQIVAIKRLTRGSQEEMTADFLSELGVIVHVDHPNIAKLIGYGVEGGMHLVLHLSPHGSLASILYGPRENLDWGIRYKVALGTAKGLLYLHEGCQRRIIHKDIKASNILLAEDFEPQISDFGLAKWLPDHWTHHIVSKFEGTFGYLPPEFFMHGIVDEKTDVYAYGVLLLELITGRQALDSSHKSLVMWAKPLLSTNNIKELADPCLGDAYDLQQMKRLALTASICVHQSSMNRPQMNQIFQILEGDESILEYVTKRQKSKLQRTYSEELFDADEYNSTKYLSDRDKQLEFVLGPSNEF; encoded by the exons ATGGTAATCACCTCGGTGCCTGCTTTTCAGCTCATCGCTTCTGGTTTCGCGGCTTTCATCTCTAAGCA CAATGGTTCCCGCGACACTgccaaagaaaatgaagaagcgGAGGCTACGGCTACAACGCCTTCTCCTTTTGGATCAAGAAGATCAAGAGCTGGATTCTCCGACTCTTTTTCAAGTCAAG ACTTGAGGTCATTACAATTGGATGAGGATATCAGAATACATGAGCCCTCTCCACAAGGAGTTCTTGAGGATGACTGCCCGAGAAGCTTAGAATCCGAAACGTCTTCTCCTAAGGCCAGCACTTCAGACTCAGATGCAAGAAGCAGCACTACTACAGACTCAGATCCAAGGGTAAACCAAAACTGGCGTGGTTTCTTTCGTATATTGAAAAAGGGACCACAACATCCCTTCCCAACCTTCCCTCCTAAAAGTGCCCCAAAACCGAAACTCACCAGAAGGAAAAGCAAGAGAATAAGAGAGGACTTCATTCCACAGCTCAACTCTCCTGCCCTGAGGTCTTCTTTCGATGCTGACTTTTGCCGCTTCAAATCTTCCTGGAAGAATTACTCACTGTTAGACCTCCAAGTCGCAACCAACAACTTCAGCCAGG AGAACTTGATTGGGGAAGGAGGTTATGCTGAAGTTTACAAGGGGACATTGGAAGATGGGCAGATTGTTGCGATTAAACGCCTGACGAGGGGTAGTCAAGAAGAAATGACTGCAGACTTCTTATCTGAGCTTGGGGTTATAGTTCATGTTGACCACCCCAACATCGCAAAATTGATTGGTTATGGGGTTGAAGGAGGGATGCATCTTGTTCTTCATTTGTCTCCCCATGGGAGCCTAGCATCCATACTTTATG GACCTAGAGAGAATCTCGATTGGGGCATCAGATATAAAGTTGCTTTAGGGACTGCTAAGGGCCTTCTGTATCTTCATGAGGGGTGCCAGAGGAGAATTATCCACAAAGATATTAAGGCTTCCAATATATTGCTGGCAGAGGATTTTGAGCCTCAG ATATCAGATTTTGGGCTTGCAAAGTGGCTACCAGATCATTGGACTCACCATATCGTATCGAAATTTGAAGGCACATTTGG CTACCTTCCTCCTGAGTTTTTCATGCATGGCATAGTAGATGAAAAAACTGATGTCTATGCTTATGGGGTGTTACTATTAGAGCTCATCACCGGCAGGCAAGCTTTGGATAGCTCACATAAAAGCCTTGTTATGTGG GCCAAACCTTTACTCTCTACGAATAATATCAAAGAGCTAGCTGATCCATGCCTTGGTGATGCCTATGATTTGCAACAGATGAAGCGTCTCGCCTTGACCGCTTCGATATGCGTACATCAGTCTTCAATGAATCGACCACAAATGAACCAG ATTTTCCAGATTTTAGAAGGTGATGAAAGCATTTTGGAGTATGTTACAAAACGTCAAAAGTCTAAGCTTCAAAGGACATACTCGGAGGAGCTCTTCGATGCAGATGAGTACAACTCAACCAAGTATTTAAGTGATAGGGATAAACAACTGGAGTTTGTCTTGGGCCCCTCTAATGAGTTCTAA